The segment AGCAAAACTAGGCTTACGAATGTGCTTCATACCACGTTTGATATATTCAAGCGTCAATCCCTTTTTCATTAAAGCAGGGATGTTTCCTCTCTCTTCAGCCAAATGAATGATTGCTCTAGAAAAGATGGCAATAAAAGTAGGCAGAAGGAGAATCCCGATTAAGGTACCAATAGATGCTGCACCGATAATTATGCGAAACTGATTTTCTACATAGCTTAAAGCATTTTCTTGCGGTGCATGATCCACTAAACTTCCTGTAAATGGTTGTTGCATCATATTCGCTAACCTTGAAACCATGACCATTACATTAAATAGAGATAAAGCGGATGCGAGTAACTTTACACGAGCACCTGATAAACGCACGGCATAGGCTAACGTTTCGATGGAATGAATAATTAATATGAAAAGTGCGATGATGATTAATTTATCGGTAAGTAAATCGATGATGAACAACTCCTAAATAATTTTATAGTTGTTAGTGTAGACGATTTGGAAGTAAGTTAGTTCTCGTTTGTTTGAATGTTTAGAATGAAAAGATAAATTATAAGCGAAACTTGGAAAGAGAGGGAATTGAGGGGCCGAGATTACTATTCGATTTAAAAAGTTAGAAGTTAGAGCCTCTCTACATAATATTGTAGAGAGGCTCCTTCAAGTTAAACAGGATTATTCTATTTCAATCTCAATATTTTTCACAAAAACAGCTGTACCTGAAATAGAAATGTCTAGTTGTTCATTTTCTTCATTTACATGTACATATACCTGTCCATCTTTATTGATTTCATGTCCTTGCTCAACAATAAGTGTCGTAGGTAAATTAATATATTGATTTACATACTTTTTATAATATGCTCCCATCACGCCTGAAGCTGTTCCAGTAATGGCATCTTCAATAGTTCCTGAATGAGGAGATGAAAAGTGACGCGCATGCATGTCGTTTCCATGATCACGCACTTCAAAACAAATAGGGTGTACAGAAGCTTCTGGCATCTCTAATAAAACCTTCGGAAATTCTTTAGTATTAGGAGTCATTTTTGAAAAGCTTGATAATTCTTTCACTGGAATAATTAAAGTCCAAATGCCTGTACTCCCATAAACAATTGGATATTCTGAATGTAAATCTTCTTCTCGTAATCCAATGGAAGCTGCTAAATCAGACTTTGAACCGCCAAATGATTGAAATTGTGGTTTTGCATGTTGCATCGTTATAAGGATTTGATTATTTTCTTCGCGAATTTGTATCGGCAATATACCTGCCTTTGTTTCAATTGTAAAAGTTGATTTTTCTAATAATCCATTCATTTTTAGCGCATAAACCGTTCCCATTGTCGCATGACCGCATAAATTATTCTCATGTCCAGGTGTAAAATAACGAATGTGAAAATCTGCAACATTCGAAGGCACAACAAAAGCGGTTTCATTAAATCCAACTGCTGCAGCAATAGCGAGCATTTGTTTTTCTGTATAATCCTCGCCATTCAATACGACACCAGCTGGATTCCCTTTCTCAGGAGTGGAACTAAACGCATCAATATGTTTTATATTTACTTTTACCAAAATATGTACCTCCTTAAATCGTAATCTCCAATATAAAGAAAATTATCATTATTATTGTAGCGTAAATTATAAAGTGTGACACTATTCATTTTGAGGGGGAGTGAAATCGGCTAGTAAAACGTGGTTTGGCTAGTTACTGCATTATTTCGGCTAGTTTACGATGTATTTTGGCGAGTAACGCTTGAAAAGTGGCTAGTTTTAACGGGTTAATGGCGAGTTTACGGAAAAAGTTGGCTAGTTACGGTGGGAAATACTATTGAAGTAGATGGAGTTGTAGGAGCAGAAGGGAAGAAAAAAATCATTTACACTAAAAAAGCTTCTAATCTAACACACTTAGATTAGAAGCCCTATTCTAAATAACAGTAAATCGTTTTTATTCAGTACAATTGTTTTTCAATTTCTGATGCTGTGGTTTTAATTCTATTTATTAATAGCTGTTCATCATAATCGGCATATCGTACCTCTGGAATGAGGATTGTCACCGAAGCGATAATTTGATGAGAAGCATTTAAAATAGGCGCTGTGACAGAGCATGCTCCGCGCACACGTTCGCCGCTACTTTTGGCGTAGCGTAGGGAACGAATTTGATGTAATTCCGTAACTAGCAAGTCTTTTGAAAGGATTGTCTGATCTGTAATGGGTTCAAGCACGATATTTTCTAAATACTCTTCAAGATGTGGCATAAATGCGAGCAATGTTTTAGAAGATGCACCTGCATAAAGAGGGGAAGTATCTCCAACAAACATTTTCGTAGATAGTGGATGGGTTGAATCATAGTTTAAAATGCAGCGTCTTTCCCATCCATCGATAATACTCATGGAAACACTTTCGCCCATTTCTTCGTTTAGCTTTTTTAATAAAGGTTCAGCGACAATAATTAAACTCGATTCTTGCTTAACTAAGTTACCTAAGTACAGCAATGAATGTCCTAATTGATAGCGTTTCGTAAGCTCATCCTTATGCAGAAAACCTTCATACACAAAGGTGGAAACGAAGCGTTGTAAACTAGAAATACCAATCCCAGTCTTTTTACTTAGCTCCGTTAAAGAAAGGTTGGGCTCATCTTTTGTAAATGCTTTTAAAACTTTGATCGCTTTGTGCAGCGACGACATGGTGTAGTTTTTTTCGAAAGTCTCTAGATTCATTACGTCACCTACTCAAATGATAAATTACCTATACTATAGTATATCGCACTTTTATTTTGAAAGAGTGGATTTTTGGAAAGTTTCTGTATGTTCTCCTAAAGTAGGAGGGGCTAAATTGTATTGAATATTTAAGCTAGAAAACTGCAACGGATTTTTGACAAACTTCACTTTTCCATACAGTTCGTGCTCTAACTCACCAATCATCTCACGTGCCAGTATTTGAGGCTGTTCAAGCGCTTCAGCAATTGTATTGACACGCCCACCCGGAATTTTGTATTGCTGTAATAAGGCAATCCATTCATCTCGTGTTTTCTTTATTGTTAATTCCGTAATCATTTTAACAAGCTCAGCTTCATGTTGTTTACGCAATGTATTTGTTACAAATCGCGCATCATTGGCCCATTCTTTACGGTCCAATATCATGCAAAGCTTTTGGAATTGTCCATCTGTTCCCGCACAAATCATTAATGGACCATCTGCACAGTCAAATACTTGATAAGGCGCTACGTTATTATGGCGATTTCCTAAACGCTCGGAAGAAAAGCCTGTATTTAAATAAGCACTTGCCACATTAGCTAAACTGCTCATTTGAACATCAAGTAAAGATAAATCAATAAATTGACCCTCATGTGTTTGGTC is part of the Solibacillus sp. FSL K6-1523 genome and harbors:
- a CDS encoding PhzF family phenazine biosynthesis isomerase — encoded protein: MVKVNIKHIDAFSSTPEKGNPAGVVLNGEDYTEKQMLAIAAAVGFNETAFVVPSNVADFHIRYFTPGHENNLCGHATMGTVYALKMNGLLEKSTFTIETKAGILPIQIREENNQILITMQHAKPQFQSFGGSKSDLAASIGLREEDLHSEYPIVYGSTGIWTLIIPVKELSSFSKMTPNTKEFPKVLLEMPEASVHPICFEVRDHGNDMHARHFSSPHSGTIEDAITGTASGVMGAYYKKYVNQYINLPTTLIVEQGHEINKDGQVYVHVNEENEQLDISISGTAVFVKNIEIEIE
- a CDS encoding IclR family transcriptional regulator → MNLETFEKNYTMSSLHKAIKVLKAFTKDEPNLSLTELSKKTGIGISSLQRFVSTFVYEGFLHKDELTKRYQLGHSLLYLGNLVKQESSLIIVAEPLLKKLNEEMGESVSMSIIDGWERRCILNYDSTHPLSTKMFVGDTSPLYAGASSKTLLAFMPHLEEYLENIVLEPITDQTILSKDLLVTELHQIRSLRYAKSSGERVRGACSVTAPILNASHQIIASVTILIPEVRYADYDEQLLINRIKTTASEIEKQLY
- a CDS encoding CaiB/BaiF CoA transferase family protein, whose amino-acid sequence is MQPLENIRVLDLSRVYAAPAGSMMLADLGAEVIRVEHPDGSDSMRDWGPFLNEQSTYYLCANRNKKSITLNLKTTAGQEQFKELVKDADIVLENFKTGDMARMGLSYEELKKVNPRIIHCAVTGFGQTGPLAYEPGFDPVIQAMSGLMSVTGASDGEATKVGVPIADILTSNYVVISILAALRMRDQTHEGQFIDLSLLDVQMSSLANVASAYLNTGFSSERLGNRHNNVAPYQVFDCADGPLMICAGTDGQFQKLCMILDRKEWANDARFVTNTLRKQHEAELVKMITELTIKKTRDEWIALLQQYKIPGGRVNTIAEALEQPQILAREMIGELEHELYGKVKFVKNPLQFSSLNIQYNLAPPTLGEHTETFQKSTLSK
- a CDS encoding lipid II flippase Amj family protein, with the translated sequence MDLLTDKLIIIALFILIIHSIETLAYAVRLSGARVKLLASALSLFNVMVMVSRLANMMQQPFTGSLVDHAPQENALSYVENQFRIIIGAASIGTLIGILLLPTFIAIFSRAIIHLAEERGNIPALMKKGLTLEYIKRGMKHIRKPSFAFVKGIRVKDIPMKLFVINILITAIYTTGVLSSLYAALLVPELGTTAAMASGLINGVATILLILFIDPKISILADDVLNKKGSYLDLKRMSVMMMASRFLGTLFAQLLFIPGAHYVAWFVKLIA